From Trichomycterus rosablanca isolate fTriRos1 chromosome 18, fTriRos1.hap1, whole genome shotgun sequence, the proteins below share one genomic window:
- the hint1 gene encoding histidine triad nucleotide-binding protein 1, which translates to MADEIAKAQTAKTGGDTIFGKIIRKEIPANIIYEDDQCIAFHDVAPQAPTHFLVVPRKPISQISKAEDSDAALLGHLMIVGKKCAEKVGLLPQGYRMVLNEGPHGGQSVYHVHLHILGGRQLGWPPG; encoded by the exons ATGGCTGACGAGATAGCCAAGGCGCAAACTGCAAAAACTGGAGGAGATACAATCTTCGGAAAAATCATCCGCAAAGAGATTCCTGCTAATATCATATACGAAGACGATCAG TGCATAGCCTTCCATGATGTGGCTCCACAGGCTCCTACACATTTTTTAGTAGTCCCTAGAAAACCCATCTCTCAGATCTCAAAAGCTGAGGACAGTGATGCTGCA CTTCTTGGACACTTGATGATTGTGGGCAAGAAGTGTGCAGAGAAGGTGGGATTATTACCCCAAGGCTACCGGATGGTGCTAAACGAGGGCCCACATGGAGGTCAGTCCGTCTACCACGTCCATCTCCACATTCTAGGTGGCCGTCAGTTGGGCTGGCCTCCAGGTTAA
- the LOC134332938 gene encoding myotonin-protein kinase-like — protein MSMGPGPREAPAPREKLMKEPGLTMGISAQSSPVGLQTLLDLLVGVYQEFQSSDTARDKYISRFLQWAEPLVRQVKKTRLKRDDFNILKVIGRGTFSEVSI, from the exons ATGTCAATGGGCCCCGGGCCCCGAGAGGCCCCTGCACCTAGAGAGAAGCTAATGAAGGAGCCCGGTCTAACGATGGGGATCTCAGCCCAATCCAGTCCAGTGGGACTGCAGACGCTGCTTGACCTGTTGGTTGGAGTCTACCAGGAATTCCAGTCCTCGGACACGGCGAGGGATAAATACATCAGCCGCTTTCTGCAGTGGG CGGAGCCCCTGGTGAGACAGGTAAAGAAGACTCGCTTGAAGCGAGATGATTTTAACATCTTGAAGGTGATTGGTCGAGGTACCTTTAGTGAGGTAAGCATCTGA
- the LOC134332294 gene encoding dapper homolog 3-like, translating to MQRVFSVERSRYKERLEASLAALCELDLLKQRQESQVLNALRLVDCSSGCERSAWPFIRHCFPNNDNLEQEQSGAADQQDLIAVLQQQLGDLSVDAETSLTEHPTDTAGNGSGPGFCEQNESLVPLDANESRTTFPLQSPCANERSKSSGDGLQDTAGSAGRSLVPHLVSSPQPLLMGIARRGGDAESWLWQESTGAIEEGEPINEDYHQTQHVETYITGLIQRRLQTSRQCKPRTNLSPEGRGVIRQSSLCRKEPVYTSEHCKASPSPDKPIWVSCRLEEEQHSGQYTRPEEQQPGHYTRSEEQHPGHYTRPEEKHSGHYTRPEEQHSGHYTRHEEQHPSHYIRPEGQHPGQYTRPEGQHPGHYTRPEGQHPGHYTRTEEQHPGHYTRPEEQHPGHYTRPEGQHPGHYTRPEDQISTHYSRHALPGIHCAPLDFPSGDLDPSSSEADSPHHYQLQRSPSSDEQLVNAQYIPAQPTQSPMRAKTSRAHAAPKASRSGGSYSPERPQPKSKAMPKKCRFTEERTASKKPGRKACRSQSENSLLGQKGVPERKYSTVERDAGRNTQSKSRRQQGNLGHRRWRSTLELSQDEAEPPPEREVRRSRRSRPAPPAYVYNQAPQHHHHSQHHFHHSHPHSDYPLHTQGGYKHSVPVDWESSLSEGESPGTSTLSSDSDESGGLVWPQQLAPPLAPPSPPTTSGPPLQSKALVKIKASHALKKKILRFRTGSLKVMTTV from the exons ATGCAGCGCGTGTTTTCGGTGGAGAGGAGCCGCTATAAGGAGAGACTGGAGGCGAGTTTAGCGGCTCTCTGTGAGCTCGACCTGCTGAAACAGAGGCAGGAAAGTCAGGTACTGAACGCACTCAGACTGGTGGACTGTAGTTCGGGTTGTGAACGGTCTGCTTGGCCTTTTATCCGGCACTGTTTCCCTAATAATGATAACCTGGAACAAGAACAGTCCGGAGCAGCTGACCAACAG gatttaatcGCTGTACTGCAGCAGCAGCTGGGAGATCTAAGTGTGGATGCAGAGACAAGCTTGACTGAACATCCCACTGACACTGCTGGAAATGGATCAGGTCCAG GTTTCTGTGAGCAGAATgagagtctggttcctctggaCGCTAATGAGTCTAGGACCACTTTTCCACTACAGTCACCCTGTGCCAATGAAAGGTCCAAATCCAGTG GAGATGGACTGCAGGACACTGCAGGCTCTGCAGGACGCTCCTTGGTTCCTCACTTGGTGTCATCACCCCAGCCACTTCTAATGGGCATTGCAAGGAGAGGAGGAGATGCAGAGTCTTGGCTCTGGCAAGAGAGCACCGGAGCAATAGAGGAAGGAGAGCCCATCAACGAGGACTACCATCAGACCCAGCACGTGGAGACTTACATCACGGGCTTGATCCAGAGGCGCCTTCAAACTTCAAGGCAGTGCAAACCCCGTACCAACTTGAGCCCTGAGGGCAGAGGGGTGATACGGCAAAGCAGCCTTTGTCGCAAGGAGCCCGTCTACACCTCTGAGCACTGCAAGGCCTCTCCAAGCCCTGATAAGCCAATATGGGTCTCATGCCGCCTAGAAGAAGAGCAACATTCTGGGCAGTATACAAGACCTGAGGAGCAACAACCTGGTCACTATACCCGGTCTGAAGAGCAACACCCTGGTCACTATACCAGGCCTGAAGAGAAACACTCTGGTCACTATACAAGGCCTGAAGAGCAACATTCTGGTCACTATACCAGGCATGAGGAGCAACACCCCAGTCACTATATCAGACCTGAGGGGCAGCACCCTGGTCAGTATACCAGACCTGAGGGGCAGCACCCTGGTCATTATACCAGACCCGAAGGGCAGCACCCTGGTCACTATACTAGGACTGAGGAGCAGCACCCTGGTCACTATACCAGGCCTGAGGAGCAGCACCCTGGTCACTATACCAGACCCGAAGGGCAGCACCCTGGTCACTATACTAGGCCTGAGGACCAGATCTCTACTCACTATTCCAGACACGCATTGCCTGGAATTCACTGTGCACCTTTGGATTTTCCTTCTGGAGATCTGGACCCTAGCAGCAGTGAGGCAGACtcaccccaccactaccagcttCAACGATCTCCATCCTCAGATGAACAGCTGGTCAATGCCCAGTACATCCCAGCACAGCCAACCCAGTCACCAATGAGAGCCAAAACATCTCGTGCACATGCTGCTCCCAAAGCCAGCCGAAGTGGGGGCAGTTACTCCCCTGAGAGGCCACAGCCCAAGTCGAAGGCCATGCCCAAGAAGTGTCGCTTTACAGAGGAAAGGACAGCCTCCAAGAAACCTGGACGAAAAGCCTGTCGCTCGCAATCAGAGAACAGCCTTCTGGGTCAAAAGGGAGTCCCTGAGCGCAAGTACAGCACAGTGGAGAGGGACGCAGGCCGCAACACCCAGTCCAAATCCCGGCGCCAGCAAGGAAACCTGGGGCATCGCCGATGGCGCTCTACACTCGAGCTTAGCCAGGACGAAGCGGAACCCCCACCAGAGCGCGAAGTCAGGCGCTCCCGTAGGTCTCGACCCGCCCCACCTGCCTACGTCTACAACCAGGCTCCCCAGCACCACCATCACTCACAACACCACTTCCATCATTCACACCCCCACTCCGATTATCCACTGCATACCCAAGGGGGCTACAAGCACTCGGTCCCTGTAGACTGGGAGTCCAGTCTGAGCGAGGGGGAATCCCCTGGAACCAGCACCTTGTCCAGCGACTCTGACGAGAGTGGAGGACTGGTCTGGCCTCAGCAGCTTGCTCCACCCTTGGCGCCACCCTCGCCCCCCACTACGTCTGGCCCGCCATTACAGTCCAAAGCCTTAGTAAAGATCAAAGCGTCGCACGCTCTTAAAAAGAAGATCCTGCGATTTCGGACTGGATCCCTTAAAGTCATGACCACAGTTTGA